taatatggctacccctcgGACACCTGTATTCATGAACGAGCAAGTCACAAAATGGCTTCATCCCTCAAATGCAGGAATTCTACAGCCTAACCCCAAATTTTTTATTTTCCCTaacatcccctcccccaattcAAACATGCCTTGTGATTCAAGGTGATAGGTGCCATGGATTTTATTGCAGAGTCAGGATTTTTCCTATTATCTTGGagccatcctttttttttaaaaaaaatcccattttctgaCTTTGCATGTGGAAGGAAAAAGTTATTTCCAGGAGGCTTTCACTCTAAGTATCACAATCCAGTTCCGGAGAGCACCAAATACTTTACTCAGGGCATACAGAAATACTGTTTACTATTTTCTCCTTTGAGTTTACACTGTTTGCATTTATCTATTTGATTTTTGGATCTACAGATGTTTTAAGGATTTCTTCTTTTCTGGCTCACAAATGACTATTCTCAAAGGTACTGAGTATGCACAAcacaactcctgctgaagtcaactgGATTTGTGGGCACTTCTGAAATTCACACCAATGGCTTTTTGAGCAGTATGTAGCATACACTCACTACACATGTAGCTGCAGCCTGCTTTCACTGCAGCCTGTATCCACATTTGCCACtacagtgtgtagctacatgcagcAATGAAAGGCTGCAGTCGGGGAGGCAGCAAAGAAAGGCTTGGGTGGAGGggagctgccggagcctttcactACAGCAGGGAAATGCTCCAACaacaggacactacactgctaaaaacagccgTGTAGACATGAGCTGGTAAGGTATATAGCCTAGAGTTCAGACATACTGGGCACTCTACTTGCCCACCCATGCCAGCGGGACATGCAAGTGTCAGTATACCATACACTGCCctaaatgtagacataccttgtgTCAAAAAACAATGGTCTATCAACCATCAGGGCTAATCTTCCTATGCTTCATAAAGAGTTTTGTTCTTTAAATATAATGGCCCCATGATCACATCTGAGCATTCCCAGCCTCCAAAGGGCAGATCCTTTTTCTGTTTCTCCCAAAGAAACCCTCAAGTAGACTCATGCTGATACTCTTCTTGATGAGCCAGCAGTAAGAGTGCACATGAAATGTTCCTCTTTCCCATTCTTGACACTATTCCATATAGGCAAGACTTGCTAGCGTTGTAAACCAAGACGTACAAACTCACCCTGTGTCTTCCCTCCACCGTTCAATCACTGAGATTAGTGCAGCCATTACACACACCATAAAAGTGTCAATCCGCTACAAATTTCTTACCTATTGACTGAGGAGAATCCATGTATGGGAAATACTTGGTGTAGTGGGCTCTATCTGTGGCCGTTAACACATCCAAGACCCGTTGAGATTTAATCACtccattttcttaaataaaagaaACCACAGAAAGAAAGATTTCAGCTATTTAGTACTGTAACATATTCAGGTTGGACAGAGGCAGTGGAGGGTTTGGGAGGGATAGGCAATAGAGCTACTTGCATGTCTCCAGGTTTGTGGTTCACATCTACCCCAGGTAACTAGTGAGTAAAAGTAGCTACCCTCCAATAGCAGTTTGATGCCCTGCATCAAATAAGTTGACAATctcaggtcagttcctggcaggcaAGTGCCTGCATTACCAAGCAACACACTTGGCAGCATCAGCAAAGAGGCAAAGGACTAAATGGACAGATTTAATTACACTCTGACCCCCTTATATGGTTTCTTCAAGTCATATTAAGGCACCTTGGCAGGATGTAAAATTATGAAGTTAAGGAGAATGACTGCAGAGAAGTTCACAGTTCCTTCATTCCTAATTTCTCTGCAGTAACTCCCGCTGAGAGAACAGCTGTGTGGCTCTAGCAACAGGGGAATTCAAAGCTATTACCGTTACAACCCAAATCATTTGCCCAAAATGGAGTAGGAATACCAATAACTATTCTAGTCCCAAAACAGCTCATTGGAGTTAACCGCATAGAGCACTGACTGTAAAAGTCAGTTATATCAGCTTCAGTCTCCCTATGCTCTATGTAATTGATTACAGAATCATACAAGAGGTGTTTTGCACATACCCAAATAAGTGACACATATGAGAGACTTTGGGTCTGGATAGTTTTTCCTACTAATCCTAGCATCCTGTCCTGTTTAGGATTAGAAACAGAACAGTTTCAGGCTGTGACATCCAGATTCTGAAGTGGCTGAAGATAAAAGTGCCAAGACTACTGCAGGACATTTTAGAATGATGGATTACAATCCCACTCAGTCTAATGTGAAAATCAAACCTACAACTGTTAAAGTACTGAGAAGTTTCATTATCAGCTTTAAATGTGAGCCCTGAGGGGCTGCTGGTGGTACTCACTGTAAAGATTGTTGAGTAGCTCAGCATGTGTTTTCCCACTTGAAGTCCAGGCCATGGTTCTTGTGAGCAACAGTCCCATGAGCACAGTAAATATAGCACACTGCAGCACACGGCTCATGTCTCAGAAATGCACAGTGGCCTCCCAGGCCTTGCATGCCAgtcattgggggaggggggggaagagggtgcagaaagcaagagagagagacagacagactttaAAACAAGCTCGGATAACACCCAGCAAAACTCAAATCCTTCCCAGTCACAAATGGCCAAGATTAAAATGATATACACATCCTATAGCCATTAAACAATTTTAGCAACCACTACATTTATGTTACATGATGTGCCTCATTACCAAGCGTGAAGAATCAAGCCCTCTGACCAAACAACAGACAGAGCACGGATTGCTGCAATGCAAGAATTCCTCATATTGCTTTGCCAACACGTCTTAATGTGGACCTAGAGAAAGCACCTCCATGAATAAAAGGGTACTTCAGTTTAGGAACAGAGATGTCAGTTAGGGCTAACTGATGATTGTTCATATGATGTGGACACTTATTCCCAGAGAATATGGAATTAAATGCCCAAACACACATGGCAACAGCTTTCTGTCACCACTAACCTGGGCTGGATTCTAACTAGCAGTATAGAAATAAAAGGTTCTGTATCCAGTTATCACTTTTTTGCACTTCTCTGTGTTATGACCAACAGTGACCTCTGTTTTTGAAGATTCACCCATTCCGAAGATATGAAGATGTCCCTGGACTCACATAAGCCCTTaaattcattttctttaattaaaaaattaaccaACATTACAAACACAACTTGAATGTCTAAAGAAGGAAAAAACTAAACACTATTGCTACACAAGTCTATAAGTATACAGACTATTATAGCACATAAACACAGCTCCTGCATTTCTATATTTTGCAGCAACTAAAAATTGATTCTCAAAATTCAAGGAAGTGGGGAGGAATCTGTGTCATTTAAGGGCTTTATAACAGTCCCCTGATTACTGGGGAGCTACTTCAAGTACAGTTCTGCTTTGAAGAGTGTAATGGCATTTTCTTACTCCTTGTGTATATGTGGTCAGTTGTATTGTACTTTTTTTAACATTAGAGTCAGCACATAAGTTTTTATTAGCTCGTAATCCTTTTAGTCTCTCAAAGCCAACACAGCAATGGGAGAGTGAGCTGCAGTTCCTGTTCCATGATATGCACCAGAATTTTTTTCTAACTTCCAGCCAGTGATATCAGTGCAACCTACTGTCTTCAGATTCTGCTGTAATGATGTCTGTGAGGTAGCAATGCTTGTGCAATCCCTTCCCCTTCAATGTAGTGCACAGATGTCACTGAGCTTAATTTGGCCTGAAGAGCTATTTTTGCTAATGATGATGTGCAAGATGGTAAAAACCCAGATTGATTGTCAGAGCCTACGctgagtttgcaggactgggtgtTGGAAGAGACTCTGACCTGTAAATTAAGCACATTTGATGCAGAAGTATCAAGACAAACAAGAAACCTACAATGTTATTTCAGTAACCTTTCAGAGTAGAACTACACCTTAAACCTATCACCCTGTGTAACAATATACAGCAATGCCACTGTGACAGTCTGCACTTTTATGTTCATTCCTTTTTCCAAGAGTGTGCTAAATTTTGTCATAATTGGATAAAAAATTATTTGTatccaattattatttttatgcctcattacttgtagtcacttaaaatctttctgtagtttagtcatagaatatcagggttagaagggacctcaggaggtcatctaatgcaaccccctgctcaaagcaggaccaatccccaatttttgccccagatccctaaatggccccctcaaggattgaactcacaacccttggtttagcagggcaatgctcaaaccactgacctatccctccccctgaagtTAATAAAGTTGTTTTACTCAAATCAGTAtgcttggattgaagtgtttagGAAACTTCACTGGGGATAAAAGGATTtctgcatatcattttctattaataaaatgatagattttatatgagcttgtattatCCAGGAGAGGGccgggcagtacaagatgcacatttctggggaaaagtctgggactgggaatttgctgccgttgctctgcagtgtaattcaagtaTAGCTGGCCATGGCACTCATATAATATAGCTGGGAATATATGTGAGGCCAGACCAAGAGTGGTTGCTTTCACAGCAGAGCAGTATAAAAGCCACCtcaggctggagaactgaggggacacagctgttcaacagtccagattatACCATGTGTAATGTCACAGCCACACACCAATTTAGGACACGAAGTAAAGAATGAATCCAACCAAAGCTGCAGAGGGAACCTAAGCAGAAAAGACATAAGCTAGATAAATAGGAGTTTGGCCAGGGTACTGGAGCTCAAACACCTATTTTCACTAAAATACCACCACATCAtcctgattttgacttttttctcCCACATGCCACAACAGTTTGCAGAATATCAGTTGCCCAGCTTTTACTTTAAGTGGATTTAATGCTCTTGATGTGTGGACTGATGGAAGCCATTAAAGATTGCAGCTTTGAGAGTCCAAATTTTACTTTATAGATGGCTGCTAGGTAGATGTAGAGTCTCTGCCAGGGTGGATTTTCATATCTCTGAACCTTCTGCTATCTGTACATTTAGTAAGGGGGAATAACCTTTAAATCTTTGTACTTCTCAATCACAGTTACATACAGCCTTCTGTACTGGTCAGtcattcccaccccctgccctcaaAGCAAAGGGAAATTAGAATTAAACCATAGGGTCTCTATAATTACTCAACTTTCATGACCAGTGTGATCTAGATACGCAAACAATGATGAAAAGGAAGCGACATGCAGTCAAGTAAGAGATGGAAAAAGCAAAGAAGGCTAAAACATGGCTTTCtgccttggtctgacccagaatgctGGGAAAGGCAAGGGGAATGCCCaactctgcccccatccccaccagGGCTTACTGCAGGATCCTGTTAAAACTGAAAATTACAAATAGCGTTGAGCTAGTAACAAGTTCTCCATGTCAACTACCTGTTCCTTCACATACTTTATTGACCACCCAGAGACAAGTTTAGTTTTCAAGGACACCTTCCTCTCAAAAAAGTGAGAGTGAGGAATTCCCTTCTCACCTCAAAAGAGAGACCATTACTCTCTCCAGGTTGTACCATGATTGGCAGAAGGGTGACCCAAAACTCCAGGCTCACGGCCATAGGCAGAGGATATTTTGCACGTCTATAGCCTTTCTTCCAAGGACATCTTTAGGGTCAAATTCACTCACAGAACATCAAACCCTTTTTTCAGaccatttttttcccctacaggAAGAACAGTCTCACACAAATCATGAgttgttttaaatgaaatcttaTAACCTAGCTCTAGGATTTATCACAGGCAAGTAAAAGAAAGAATTACTTTTGTGACTTATTATATCTGGCTAACTCCGGGTTACCTCTGCCCGAAACTCATAACAAAATAATATCGATACCCATACAGGATTTCTAgagattattaatttttttcagttattcCTTTTGCCATAAAGATTTTACTCGTTCTGTAGAAATCACAAGTGGAGCTTAATATTGAATAGTAGTGAAATTAATGCTTTAACATATAATATTTTGTGATTAAAGTACAGATCTCCATGGTGCAGAATGCAGCGCTGAAATGGTATAAATGTGATGTCAGTTAATATTACAAGGGTGAGGTGgattatttattttcagttttaaaactttACTTGCAATATGAAAGTTGACTAGCATTTGTTCAGCTGAGAGatttcctctcccctgccccactggtTTTAAAAGATGTTAAAGAAAATCAGATGGGAGAAGCCTGAAGGCAGTCCCACTGTGACATGTACTGGGAATGAATCCTTAATTCTGATGTAcaattatagattcatagatattaagatcagaagggaccattatgatcatctagtctgaacccctgcacaacgcaggccacagaatctcacccacccactcctgcgaaaaacctctcacctatgtctgagctactgaagtcctcaaatcgtggtttatttgaagtcaatgtgaaaaAGCAACCACTCCCTAGATAGGAATAAGATCAGTCCACTGACTCCATCTGATCTGGTATCTGACCAGCAGCAATGGCCAAAACTGGTTTCTTCAAGACAAGGCCCCTTAAATGCACCCCAATCAATTGTGCTGTGCATTAGGGGTAGGGGAGGAAATGCCTTCTATACCCCTACAAGCAATGAATCTTCAGATCACAAACTATTTCAGTACCTCACTTATTTTAACTTGCATAACTATAGATGCTATTGCGTTGTGGAGCTGAGAATTAATGGACTATGGGAATTTTCCTAAAAGAGAAAGCCTTAAGGCAAGGGTGCATGTGTGACAAACTACTCCATACTTAAGTGATAAAAACGTTTTTCCATCTCTTTACAGAacttaaaataactaaaaaaaccccactctttAATATTAATCAAAAGTTTGTTAGTTTTAAAGGGTGCACCTGGAGAACACATGGCAACACTGGAATGGGATaagtgaaagcaacagcaggGATTCAAGATGTTATGTAACATACTAATTTGTCAGAAGATTCCCCCTGAGAATATTGCTGATTATTACCTACAGCGTTCTCCACCTAACTACAGGTTGCTTAATTACACAATCAGTTTACGCATATAAGAATCAGAGCATGATCAGCGGCAAGTTATTACAGTAGAACCGTGGAGTTAGGAATACCAGCGTTAGGAACTGACTAGTCAAGGACACACtgcatttggaaccggaagtatgcaaccaggcagcagcagagatggaaaaaaaaaggaaaaaaaaaaccaaatacagtacagtactgtgttaaacataaagggaaagcagcacttTTCTTCTACGTAataaagtttcagagctgtattGAGTCAATagtcagctgtaaacttttggaaGAACCGCCATAACGGtttgttcagagttaggaacatttccgagttatgaacaacctccactCCCGAGGCGTTTGTAAGTCTGAGGTTCTAGTGTAAAAGTTAGCTACACCAGGaccttttaaaaattcactaTTCAAAGTAAGCTGTAAACGCTGCTCGCTGATGCGTTAAAACTCCTGCCCCTTCACTTATCCGAAGAGGTTTGGTCCACCCGCGACCTTTCCCACTAGCGATTAGCAGCTGCAGCACAGTGCAAGGCAACACGTCACTGGGGTATAAAAACATCCCGTTGGGAAACAACACGTGTGTCTCAGTGGCCAAGGGAACGTGCAAGGTCCTGAGAGGGCTGGACAGTTTCCAGCTCTCTCCATGCCTCCCTCCCTTCGCGCTTGCACCCAGGAGCGGGCGCGCAGCGTGGGGCAGGTCCCGGGCGGTGCGCTCAGCAGACAGCGACTAACCAGGGTTTGTAAAATCAAACCTCTGACTCCGGTGCCAGCGAGTTAAAATCGGaggcaaacaaaacaaaccctcccACCGCTCGAGCCTGCGGGAACCGGCCGGCGCTGGCAGCCCTCGCCCCGGACTGGCTGGAGGCCCCAGCGCTGGGTGAAGGAAGCTGAggggcgccccccccccgggctgggATCGAGGCGGGCAGGTGGCGCCGCGGGAGGCCGCGGAAGGGAGCTCTCCGGCGGGAGGCAGGGCGCGGCGCAGCTCAGCCCCGCCCAGCGGAGCAGGGACTCCGGTACCCACCGAGCCCGCGGGGAACGGCCACttagggcgggggagggggcggacaACGCTACGTCCTTCCCTAGCATATCCGACCAGGACCCCGCGCTGCCCCTGCGGAAGTGGAGTGGGTCAGTGCATCAGCCTCACCTGCGCAGGCGCACTAGGGCCTCCTCCTAGCCCTCATACCGCAGACAGACCCACTTTCACGACCCCTGTGCTATGTGTAACAACGACTTGCCCTCCCGCGCTCCGTTTGTTATGAGAAGAGGACAAGTTCCGCCCGGTTTCAAGATGGCGTCATGCCAAGAACCGCGCAACGTTTCCCGCCCCTTCTCTCCAGGAGGAGGAGTAATAGGCACTTTCCTGTAGCCAATGGCTGGCACGGCAGGGCTGCCCTTCCATTCGCTGATTGGTCAGGCTACACGTCAGAGAAACCTCAGTACGTCCCCATTCGTCCTACCCTGGAAGGAAGAGGGGGCAGCAGTGAGGGACTCAGGTAGGTGGGGGTCTTGGGCTCTGCGGGTATTGGGGTGTCGCTGCTTCCTCTGTGCCGGGAGGGGCTGTCACCGCACCTCTGGCTTCAGCTGGGGAAAGGTCTGGGAGGCTGTtcccccaagaggtggtagcagCTCCCCGAGGCTGATGGGCCTCCATGATGAGGCCATTGGCGGCTCCACCATCCTTTGGACTTGACCCTGCTGAGATTTTGAGCCTTTATTTTTATGCCTGGCCCATGCCCCCGAGGCAAAGAATGTGCCCTGCATGGAAGATGGGCAGCCTCCCCCCAGTTATTTACCCAGCCCTAGCCTCTCTGTGAATGGGGATGTGCATAAAATGTGCATGAAGTGTGCAAAATCCACACTTGGCTTTTTGGGATTTACGTAACCTGAGCAACAAGATTTTTGTAATCATGCCTTTTTGGTCCATGTGACTAGGCTCTGGCAAACCTGAGACTTTGTTCACTGTGGCAGAATTGCTGCATTATGAAGTAGTGTTTGGTTTGAAAATTTCAGGTTTAGCTGAATGGCCTGTAAATCACAGGATGGACCTATCAAAATCAGGGTGGCTCTTTACAAAATATAGTGTAAACTGGAGATTATTTTAAACTGACTGAGGTGCAAGCTTTTCTGAATCATTCTACTATGACTCATACAGCAATAGATCACATAATCCCAGTATGCAAATACAATCTATTAGTACAAATTTCCCTTTATGGAAAGTGAGAAACAAGACTTTGTGATTTTCTGAAAGGAGCTTTCTAGAAATCTAAAATCTATTTAGACTTAAGgctggggaaaaaatcatgtGTAGATGGAAACGTTGTTTTACAGGTGACGCTTACAATTCATCACATGTATTTTTTCAGGATTTCTGCATAATGAAAATGATTGAGAATGTTGACTCTGTAGTAACTAGGTCAAGCCAGGACCTCTGGGCTGAAATCTGTTCCTGTCTGCCAGATCCAGATCAGAAAGAAGACTTTAGTGATGCTTTTACAGATTGCTTCACAGATTCTTACATCAGTAGAGAAAGCCAGGATGAAGAACCAGACGGTTCTTTCCAAGCAAATCTGAAGCCCTGGGCACCTCTGAAAGATTCAGAGACATATTTAGCATCGCTAGGTGAGTAGATATTAAAATTCTGATTTCTGAGTTTGCTTCAGTCAGAAAGTAAGTTTAGAGAATGGTGAGGGCTTCTGTATCTCTGTTAATGTAATTGTAACTTGGGATGACACTCATCCCTTTGAATTAAAAGACTCTGGACTCAGGCTCCCATGAGGATTTGACTTGTACCCAGTGTTGATAGTGCACTGAAGTACTGGCAATCTGAGGAGCTGCAAAATTAGCTTGGTTGAGCTTCAGCTGGACGGTTAAAACTGAGGCCCTTTCTACACATTTCTGGGTATTTCTATGGGTGAATTAAAGATCCCACACCTTCTTTCAAAAATAATTCAGAGTTAACCACTGTTCCTCCTCTAAAAATAGTTTCCACTGCATTTAACTATGAATGGGGAATGTGTTCTGAATTACCCATATCTAATTTGTTgctttgtgaaacattttgggaCACTTCTAATCATTCTGTTAAATATGTTGTGTGCTTATGGAGAGAAATGCAGTTTACTCTTGATCTGTGACCACTGTCCAGCTTGGGGGAGAAAAACTTAAAACAGATACCAGTGGTACTTTCCTAAGTCCTGCACACTAAAGAGACCAAAAAAAGAAGTCCCTCACAGTAGTTGTGCAGATCTTCATAATGTGATTATCTCTCTTCTTTCTTGCACACTTTACATGTCCTGACATCAGTTGTTCTCTTGTGCTTTGATCAGTTGTCAAATAGTTAGTTGACACTTAAGTTCTTATGACTAGGCTTCGGAGTCAGTACCCTGTTGCAGCTAATAGGAACTCTTTGTACCTCACAGTTACGGTTTCAGCCTGTGTGCAGAGTTGCAAGGTTTCACAATttttgcaaccacaagggctagagacTTATGTCTTAAAACGACAACTTAGCGTCTGGAGCACAAGATGACAGCCTCCAAAAAGAAATACTGGCCTGTTATGCCACCACAAGCTGGCCCAATTTGACTCCTTCCTATGACATTGTTCTCTGTCAAAACTACAGTGAGCATAAGTTAATACATGAGCCAAATAAAGAAGAAATCCACaataatggaatttttaaaaaacaaccctattgatttaaacaaaagaatGCACTCCTCCAGATTTCAAGTAGTAGTAAAATAGTTAACTTTTAAATATCATTTAATCATGTAGAGTTAATCTAACCCTTTGGATTTAAACTCTCTCACCATAACctcctgttttttctctttcttcagtAAAACTTCTTTTTCTTCCGCCCAGAGAGAAGACTGATGAGAATTAAGGGTTTGTCTCAGGAAGTGACCTCCAAGGATATGCTGCATACTCTGGCCCAAGCAAAGAAGGAATGCTGGGATAGGTTCCTGCAGGAAAAGTTTGAGTCCGAATTTTATGTGGAGGGACATGAATCTGAAGAGAGGTAACAAACATGATGAGGAAACGCCAGTCAGACTGATTCAGGGATTACCATTAGCAAATAGAGCagagatttcttttaaaagagtAAAATAAAATTGTTGGAGATTTCtagtgaagtgtgtgtgtgtgggaattaCAGCATTACAGTAATATTGTTACTTAACGCTTTGCCTCTTCCGAGCAATTCACTGATATTATTACAGCATTTCAGTGAGGCAGGAAAGTAGTCATATCTCCACCTTATACATAGGATGACTGTGGCAAAGAGGGTAAGGCCTGAATTTTTAAaagtccactaattttgggtggcTCAATTTTGGGGTGTCCAACTTGACACATGTTGCGCCTGCTTTTCATAGGTGCGGTGACTTCAGTTGCTTTATTTAGAATGGTGGGTGCTCAGGCATGCTGAAAATATGGCCGAATATGTCTCCGTTTGGAAATATCTAAAAATTTAGGTCTAATCCTAGAGTGAGAAGCTCCATGCAGGCCAGCTCCTGATtctgtgcagagccccactgaagtccacacTGCTCCAGCAAGAGAGATACCTGTGAGGAGCTTCTTGTAAGATCAGGTCCGGGCAGGACTTGGTGTCAGAGCTCAGATTAGAACTCTTGAGTTCCTGGCTTCTGTTTCTATGCTTAGTCTGTAGTGCTCCTGTGAGCTCTTTCCCTTGAAAATAAAGTtttatataagtgctaagtattagcATCCTCATTAGGTAGGTCAGATAAAGGAAACAGAAATTGTTCTGGCTTGGACTGCATGTTCTCCTCCATAGCACAAAGGTCCTAGTTCCGTCTCCTGAAAGATGCCATTTTCTATATATTGAACTGCAGTCCCTTAGAGACAGTGTCCTGACTTGTGTTACAGATGCCATTAAAACATCATGTGGGGATGTCAGGAACCAAACATTCATCTTCTTG
The nucleotide sequence above comes from Caretta caretta isolate rCarCar2 chromosome 6, rCarCar1.hap1, whole genome shotgun sequence. Encoded proteins:
- the CCDC32 gene encoding coiled-coil domain-containing protein 32, with protein sequence MKMIENVDSVVTRSSQDLWAEICSCLPDPDQKEDFSDAFTDCFTDSYISRESQDEEPDGSFQANLKPWAPLKDSETYLASLERRLMRIKGLSQEVTSKDMLHTLAQAKKECWDRFLQEKFESEFYVEGHESEESTLEHLKRWLQPDKVAISTEEVQYLIPPEFHIEKQETEEESPAAEQ